In the Quercus lobata isolate SW786 chromosome 5, ValleyOak3.0 Primary Assembly, whole genome shotgun sequence genome, one interval contains:
- the LOC115990794 gene encoding serpin-ZXA-like, protein MELGMHMAWQLALNEINQGGDKNVVMSPISIGNALNLLAFGSWGRTLEQFMQFLGAKDLNDLKAKSMLMVEAVAPIEGNNQGLSLASLNTLWTDQAFSLKPSFKEFAKTVFKAEAQTRDFVNQAEMVRNEVNLWAKSATKGLIKELLPHGIINQDTILILANALYFKGAWLNAFNVKLTRHEDFYPLHGKPIRVPFMIADTEKKHFYGSFKNFKVVKIPYRKGQDNRQFSMYVILPDKKDGLQDLVQNFNSTPELLGDCFEVEEENLSKMWIPKFKFSYGFDASRIMQNIGLTLPFEMVGDFTGMIDSLESDKVFLSTILHQSFIEVNEEGTEATALTFAPALPGYSPYQPPPPSFVADHPFIFTIREEISGVVFFVGVVLNPLMIN, encoded by the exons ATGGAACTCGGTATGCACATGGCTTGGCAACTCGCTCTCAATGAGATCAACCAGGGGGGCGATAAGAATGTCGTGATGTCTCCAATCTCAATCGGCAATGCATTGAATTTGCTGGCCTTTGGTTCATGGGGTCGTACCTTGGAGCAATTTATGCAGTTCCTTGGAGCAAAGGACTTGAATGATCTCAAAGCCAAGTCCATGCTAATGGTTGAAGCTGTAGCACCCATCGAGGGCAACAACCAAGGACTAAGTCTTGCTTCTCTTAATACCCTTTGGACTGATCAGGCTTTCTCTCTCAAGCCCTCTTTCAAGGAGTTTGCCAAAACCGTTTTCAAAGCAGAAGCCCAAACTCGTGACTTTGTTAATCAG GCCGAGATGGTAAGAAATGAAGTGAATTTATGGGCAAAGAGTGCCACAAAAGGGCTCATAAAAGAGCTTCTCCCACATGGCATTATTAATCAAGATACAATACTCATCCTTGCCAATGCACTTTATTTCAAAGGAGCTTGGTTAAATGCTTTTAATGTGAAATTGACTCGACATGAAGATTTTTATCCCCTACATGGAAAACCAATTCGAGTTCCCTTCATGATCGCAGACACAGAGAAGAAACATTTTTATGGATCTTTCAAAAACTTTAAGGTTGTTAAAATTCCATATCGAAAAGGACAAGATAACAGACAATTCTCAATGTATGTCATTCTTCCTGACAAGAAAGATGGATTACAAGATCtagttcaaaatttcaattccaCCCCAGAGTTATTGGGTGATTGCTTTGAGGTCGAAGAAGAAAATCTTTCCAAGATGTGGATTCcaaagtttaagttttcataTGGATTTGATGCTTCAAGAATCATGCAAAATATAGGATTGACCTTACCTTTTGAGATGGTTGGGGACTTCACAGGAATGATTGATTCTCTTGAAAGTGACAAAGTTTTTCTCTCGACAATATTACACCAGTCTTTTATTGAAGTTAATGAGGAAGGAACTGAGGCTACAGCTTTGACTTTTGCCCCTGCTCTACCTGGTTATTCACCATATCAGCCTCCACCTCCAAGTTTTGTGGCAGACCATCCGTTCATATTCACGATTAGAGAAGAGATATCCGGGGTCGTGTTCTTTGTTGGAGTTGTACTTAACCCGCTTATGattaattga
- the LOC115992955 gene encoding urease accessory protein G-like has product MASHDDHDHDHAHDHHHHDHDHDHQHHHHDHDHDHNHGDSTTKSWVGPDGKVYHSHDGLAPHSHEPIYSPGYFSRRAPPLLTRDFNERAFTVGIGGPVGTGKTALMLVLCKFLRDKYSLAAVTNDIFTKEDGEFLVKNGALPEERIRAVETGGCPHAAIREDISINLGPLEELSNLFKADILLCESGGDNLAANFSRELADYIIYIIDVSGGDKIPRKGGPGITQADLLVINKTDLAPAVGADLTVMERDALRMRDGGPFVFAQVKHGVGVEEIVNHVLQAWELATGKKRH; this is encoded by the exons ATGGCTTCACATGATGACCATGACCATGACCATGCCCATGACCATCATCATCATGACCATGACCATGATCATCAACACCACCATCATGATCATGACCATGATCATAATCATGGGGATTCAACAACAAAGTCATGGGTGGGCCCTGATGGGAAGGTGTACCATAGCCATGATGGACTGGCACCACACTCACACGAACCCATATACTCCCCAGGCTACTTCAGCAGAAGAGCTCCACCACTTCTTACCAGGGATTTCAATGAAAGAGCTTTCACTGTTGGCATTGGTGGCCCTGTTGGTACTGG GAAAACAGCTTTAATGCTGGTTCTCTGTAAATTCTTGCGGGACAAGTACAGTCTTGCTGCA GTGACAAATGATATATTCACAAAAGAGGATGGTGAGTTCTTGGTGAAAAATGGAGCACTTCCTGAGGAAAGGATTCGTGCTGTAGAAACTGGGGGCTGCCCACATGCTGCAATTCGTGAAGACATTAGCATTAACCTTGGTCCTCTCGAGGAGCTTTCTAACTTATTCAAAGCAGACATACTTCTTTGTGAATCAGGGGGAG ATAATTTAGCTGCCAACTTCAGCAGAGAACTGGCTGACTATATCATTTATATAATAGATGTATCTGGTGGTGATAAAATTCCTCGCAAAGGTGGTCCTGGAATCACCCAAGCCGATCTCCTA GTAATAAACAAGACTGACCTTGCACCAGCAGTTGGAGCTGATTTGACTGTTATGGAGCGTGATGCACTTCGAATGCGTGATGGAGGGCCATTTGTCTTTGCTCAG GTGAAACATGGGGTTGGTGTAGAGGAAATCGTGAACCATGTATTACAGGCTTGGGAGCTAGCGACTGGGAAGAAGCGTCATTGA
- the LOC115992958 gene encoding uncharacterized protein At4g18257-like produces the protein MGEESQRKKTTRVVESLGWLTESSIMPKKQRAIAGVGPSSILELKAQLYKSQDESKKTKELSGPDLHFHRTKKILPAPNLFSAKNSGVDARALKDKLELKAVNDGSVSYAALEKKAELYEKLARGELSDEEEKEKYCVDFFRKNVEQDESEQPRDQDASSATVPPESEDGENDASFWFKTKPLGLGRVAATLDNDEHKRFVREVHEEVNQAREKASELKLRRQEQAATRREKLRQAYLKKRLENLKAASNAEQT, from the exons atggggGAGGAGAGTCAGAGGAAGAAGACAACAAGGGTGGTGGAATCGCTGGGATGGCTAACGGAATCGTCGATCATGCCAAAGAAGCAAAGGGCCATAGCTGGTGTGGGGCCCTCCTCTATTCTCGAACTTAAGGCTCAACTCTACAAGTCTCAGGACGAGTCCAAGAAAACCAAGGAACTCTCCGGCCCCGACCTCCATTTCCACCGCACCAAGAAGATCCTCCCCGCTCCCAATCTCTTCTCCGCCAAGAACTCCGGCGTCGATGCTCGCGCTCTCAA GGACAAACTTGAGCTGAAAGCAGTTAATGATGGATCAGTCAGCTATGCGGCGTTAGAGAAGAAGGCTGAATTATATGAGAAGCTAGCGAGGGGAGAGCTGTCTGATGAGGAAGAAAAGGAGAAATATTGTGTGGATTTCTTCCGCAAGAATGTTGAGCAGGATGAGTCAGAGCAACCTCGGGACCAAGATGCTTCTTCTGCCACAGTACCGCCCGAAAGTGAAGATGGTGAGAATGATGCTTCTTTTTGGTTTAAGACAAAACCTTTGGGGCTTGGCCGAGTAGCTGCAACACTGGACAATGACGAACACAAGCGTTTTGTTAG GGAGGTTCATGAAGAAGTAAATCAAGCAAGAGAAAAGGCTTCTGAGCTCAAATTGCGCAGGCAAGAGCAAGCAGCAACTCGCCGAGAGAAACTGAGACAGGCTTATTTAAAGAAACGGCTAGAGAACCTAAAAGCTGCATCCAATGCAGAACAGACATGA